The Bacteroidales bacterium WCE2008 genome includes a region encoding these proteins:
- a CDS encoding Cytidylate kinase, giving the protein MNTIINIGRQFGSGGGFIAKAIGEKLGIKVYDNELISKAAEESGFSKDLFRRSDEKRSLFTMSTFFSPWRYEVGENYVNDDALFRIQSDVIREIASKDSAIIIGRCSDYILRDMKCLDVFISAPLEYRIKRVADREKMSEDDARALIAKKDRTRETYYNYFTFGNWGVASNYDLCIDSSILGIEGTADIIIEAGKKMGIIQ; this is encoded by the coding sequence ATGAATACAATCATCAACATCGGACGCCAGTTCGGCAGCGGAGGAGGCTTCATTGCCAAGGCCATCGGCGAAAAACTCGGAATCAAGGTCTATGACAACGAGCTCATCTCGAAGGCTGCCGAGGAAAGCGGTTTTTCAAAGGATCTCTTCAGGAGAAGCGACGAGAAACGCAGTCTGTTCACCATGTCCACCTTCTTCTCCCCATGGAGATATGAAGTCGGAGAGAACTACGTCAATGATGATGCCCTGTTCAGAATCCAGAGCGACGTGATCCGCGAGATTGCGTCAAAGGATTCGGCAATCATTATCGGACGCTGCTCGGATTACATTCTGAGGGACATGAAATGCCTCGACGTATTCATCAGCGCGCCTCTGGAGTATAGGATAAAGAGGGTCGCCGACCGTGAAAAGATGAGCGAGGACGACGCCAGAGCGCTTATCGCCAAGAAAGACCGCACCCGCGAGACATATTATAACTACTTTACATTCGGTAACTGGGGAGTAGCCTCGAACTACGATCTCTGCATCGATTCGTCAATCCTCGGTATCGAAGGTACGGCTGACATCATTATCGAGGCTGGAAAGAAGATGGGGATCATACAATGA
- a CDS encoding putative efflux protein, MATE family, translating to MAAGAIPTKLGTQKISSLLISYAVPGIIAMAASSLYNMVDRAFIGHIEEVGPLAISGLAVTFPLMNISAALGTLVGVGGSTMISVLLGQKNYDVANKVLGNVVSLNVAVGVLFTILTLAFINPILTFFGASENTLPFARDYMTIIAIGNVVTHLYFGLNSVIRSSGNPKLAMGLTLFTVISNAILDPVMIYGLGMGIRGAATATVICQTLAMIFTLKYFLNKERFLHIPKKLVLDVRIARDSLAIGMGPFLMNLASCIVVLFINQQLLKYGGDLAIGAYGIVNSISFMFVMTVMGFNQGMQPIAGYNYGARQYSRVKEVYTLTAFWATLVTLLGFIISEFLSGPVVSIFTHDPEMKKLAITGIRAMNVAFPIVGFQMVTTNLFQCLGMVHKSIFLSLSRQLLFLVPCIYILPGILGSEMGVWYSFPISDTIAAVLTAILAVGLIRKLRKLKDGDDPSILGSKI from the coding sequence ATGGCGGCAGGAGCGATTCCTACAAAGCTTGGAACGCAGAAAATCAGTTCCCTGTTGATATCCTATGCAGTCCCTGGCATCATTGCCATGGCTGCATCGTCTCTTTATAACATGGTGGACAGAGCTTTCATCGGCCATATCGAAGAAGTCGGTCCTCTCGCCATCTCCGGTCTTGCAGTCACGTTTCCGCTGATGAACATCTCAGCGGCCCTAGGCACCCTCGTGGGCGTCGGAGGATCGACCATGATCTCGGTGCTGCTCGGCCAGAAAAACTATGACGTCGCCAACAAGGTCCTCGGCAATGTGGTCAGCCTGAATGTCGCCGTCGGCGTTCTTTTCACCATCCTCACTCTCGCGTTCATCAATCCTATCCTTACATTTTTCGGAGCCAGCGAGAACACACTGCCGTTTGCCAGGGACTACATGACCATAATCGCCATCGGCAACGTGGTCACCCACCTGTATTTCGGACTGAACAGCGTGATCAGGTCGTCCGGAAACCCGAAGCTCGCGATGGGGCTTACCCTGTTTACAGTGATTTCCAACGCCATACTCGACCCGGTAATGATCTATGGACTCGGCATGGGGATCAGGGGCGCCGCGACAGCCACCGTCATCTGCCAGACACTTGCGATGATCTTCACCCTGAAATACTTCCTGAACAAGGAGAGGTTCCTGCACATACCTAAAAAGCTGGTCCTCGATGTCAGGATAGCCAGGGACTCGCTTGCCATAGGCATGGGGCCGTTCCTGATGAATCTCGCCAGCTGCATCGTAGTGCTTTTCATCAACCAGCAGTTGCTCAAGTACGGAGGTGACCTGGCAATCGGAGCATACGGAATAGTCAACAGTATCTCGTTCATGTTCGTAATGACAGTGATGGGCTTCAATCAGGGTATGCAGCCTATCGCCGGCTACAACTACGGAGCGCGGCAGTACTCCAGAGTAAAAGAAGTATATACATTGACAGCCTTCTGGGCGACATTGGTCACCCTTCTCGGCTTCATCATATCAGAATTCCTTTCCGGGCCGGTCGTGTCGATATTCACCCACGACCCGGAGATGAAGAAACTCGCGATAACGGGCATCAGGGCGATGAACGTCGCCTTCCCTATCGTCGGTTTCCAGATGGTCACCACAAACCTTTTCCAGTGTCTTGGAATGGTCCACAAATCCATCTTCCTCTCTCTGTCGAGACAGTTGCTGTTCCTCGTCCCGTGCATCTATATCCTTCCGGGGATTCTCGGTTCGGAGATGGGCGTATGGTACAGCTTCCCTATCTCGGATACCATTGCGGCCGTACTTACGGCTATTCTTGCCGTCGGTCTGATCCGCAAGCTACGTAAACTCAAGGACGGCGACGACCCGTCCATTCTCGGAAGTAAAATCTAA